Proteins encoded by one window of Lathyrus oleraceus cultivar Zhongwan6 chromosome 1, CAAS_Psat_ZW6_1.0, whole genome shotgun sequence:
- the LOC127117400 gene encoding polyprotein of EF-Ts, chloroplastic isoform X1 translates to MNPIISCSVGNASIIPGVAYSTRKNNSLTRLSFSRSSLKQGLSTRRFLFPSFVVNGVFPQNKRICSYRRKSRTSISATETEAPVEVTGSPIADEVSSESPSVEVAKTVASSPKSNGNTSSANVKGSRPRRKSEMPPVKEEDLIPGAAFTGKVISIQTFGAFVDFGAFTDGLVHISMMSDTYVKDVASVVSVGQEVKVKVIEVNTETKRISLSMRENANAGKRNDAPNTTERIGPGRRDPSKSGMKRNTKFTVGQELNGTVKNMTRSGSFVSLPEGEEGFLPIGEESDIGFANVMGKSSLKAGQEVSVRVLSITRGQATLTMKKEGAVTESDNPFGPQESVDVGTNAFALAFRKNKDIAKFLDEREKAQSEVKSSTTETEEDVGTSSSVGSSTTVADDESSQGSSINGDVEKETEEASEGDISAVNSIVEEAIQPDITTSDVETDSPVEVTDENVIESGVDQIVAEDETQTDNEAVEPVPVVTESDITSSAPALQETAENNDNVGAVPENNDNVGAVPENNESDLSPEGSLNKDGTEENNQIPSPESPVTEEVQEEQTPVIAQVEEVAVESETNSTLSSSNEQTEITASDEGEGLSKATISPTLVKQLRDETGAGMMDCKNALSESEGDIITAQELLRKKGLASADKKAARATAEGRIGSYVHDSRIGVLLEVNCETDFVSRGEIFKELVEDIAMQVAACPQVEYIATEDVPEEFVNKEKEIEMQKEDLASKPEQIRSRIVEGRIRKRLEDLALLEQPYIKNDKVPIKDWVKQTIATIGENIKVTRFVRFNLGEGLEKKSQDFAAEVAAQTAAKPVTTPVKEEPAAAEVKETEQKKPTVAISASLVKQLREETGAGMMDCKKALAETEGDLEKAQAYLRKKGLSSADKKSGRLAAEGRIGTYIHDSRIGVLIEVNCETDFVGRSEKFKELVDDLAMQVVASTQVQFVSIEDIPEAIVKKEKELEMQREDLASKPENIREKIVEGRISKRLGELALLEQPFIKDDSVLVKDLVKQSIAAIGENIKVRRFVRFTLGETVEKETTVAA, encoded by the exons ATGAATCCCATAATATCATGCTCTGTTGGCAATGCTTCGATTATTCCCGGAGTTGCGTATTCGACAAGGAAGAATAACTCGTTAACTAGACTCAGTTTTTCAAGGAGTTCTTTAAAACAAGGATTGTCAACTAGAAGATTTCTCTTTCCTTCATTTGTCGTCAATGGAGTGTTTCCGCAGAACAAACGGATATGCTCTTATCGTAGGAAATCTAGAACCTCAATATCAGCCACAGAAACAGAAGCACCCGTGGAGGTAACAGGTTCACCTATTGCAGATGAAGTTTCTAGCGAATCTCCTTCAGTTGAAGTTGCAAAAACTGTAGCTTCATCTCCTAAGTCCAATGGGAACACTAGTTCTGCAAACGTAAAAGGTTCAAGACCGAGGAGGAAAAGCGAGATGCCTCCGGTAAAGGAAGAGGATTTGATTCCAGGTGCAGCTTTTACGGGGAAAGTAATATCTATCCAGACGTTCGGTGCATTTGTTGATTTCGGAGCTTTCACAGACGGACTTGTTCATATTTCTATGATGAGTGATACTTATGTAAAGGATGTTGCCAGTGTTGTTTCTGTTGGACAAGAAGTGAAGGTGAAGGTGATTGAAGTGAACACTGAAACTAAGCGTATATCTCTCTCTATGCGTGAGAATGCTAACGCTGGCAAACGTAACGATGCACCGAACACTACGGAGAGAATCGGCCCTGGTAGGAGGGACCCTTCAAAATCTGGTATGAAGAGAAACACAAAATTTACCGTAGGTCAGGAATTGAACGGTACGGTGAAGAATATGACAAGGAGTGGTTCTTTTGTATCTCTTCCGGAAGGTGAGGAGGGATTTCTCCCGATAGGTGAGGAGAGTGACATTGGATTTGCGAATGTAATGGGAAAATCTTCGTTGAAGGCTGGTCAAGAAGTTAGCGTACGGGTTTTGAGTATCACAAGAGGACAAGCGACGTTGACTATGAAGAAGGAAGGAGCTGTTACGGAATCGGACAATCCATTTGGACCACAAGAGAGTGTGGATGTTGGAACAAACGCTTTTGCATTGGCTTTTCGTAAAAATAAGGATATTGCTAAATTTTTGGATGAGAGGGAGAAAGCTCAAAGCGAAGTGAAATCATCAACAACAGAAACTGAGGAAGATGTTGGAACTAGTTCATCGGTCGGTTCCTCAACAACTGTTGCGGATGATGAAAGCAGTCAAGGAAGTAGTATAAATGGTGATGTGGAGAAGGAAACGGAGGAAGCTTCTGAAGGGGATATATCTGCTGTAAACTCAATAGTCGAGGAAGCTATTCAGCCAGATATCACAACAAGCGATGTAGAAACCGACTCACCAGTTGAAGTGACTGATGAAAATGTAATAGAAAGTGGAGTTGATCAAATTGTTGCGGAAGATGAAACACAGACAGATAATGAAGCAGTTGAGCCTGTCCCTGTTGTTACAGAATCAGACATAACATCAAGTGCACCAGCTCTTCAAGAAACCGCAG AGAACAACGACAATGTTGGAGCTGTTCCAGAGAACAACGACAATGTTGGAGCTGTTCCAGAGAACAATGAGAGTGATTTGTCTCCCGAGGGAAGCTTGAACAAAG ATGGAACCGAAGAAAACAATCAAATTCCCTCTCCTGAAAGTCCTGTCACTGAAGAAGTGCAAGAAGAACAAACACCTGTGATAGCACAAGTTGAAGAGGTTGCAGTTGAATCCGAGACAAACAGCACGTTATCTAGTTCTAATGAACAAACCGAAATTACTGCTTCAGATGAAGGCGAAGGCTTGAGTAAAG CAACCATATCACCAACACTTGTGAAGCAACTTCGGGACGAAACAGGAGCTGGGATGATGGACTGCAAAAACGCTTTATCAGAGAGTGAAGGTGACATTATTACAGCACAAGAGCTCCTTAGGAAAAAAGGCTTAGCAAGCGCAGACAAGAAAGCAGCCAGAGCAACTGCTGAAGGAAGGATAGGTTCTTATGTCCATGACAGCAGGATCGGTGTTTTGCTAGAAGTAAACTGCGAGACAGATTTCGTCTCCCGAGGTGAAATTTTTAAAGAGCTCGTTGAGGATATAGCCATGCAAGTGGCCGCGTGTCCTCAAGTAGAGTATATTGCTACTGAAGATGTTCCTGAGGAATTTGTGAACAAAGAAAAAGAGATAGAAATGCAGAAAGAAGATCTTGCTTCGAAACCGGAGCAAATCAGATCAAGGATTGTTGAAGGACGGATAAGGAAAAGACTCGAGGATTTGGCCTTGCTTGAGCAGCCCTACATCAAGAATGATAAAGTGCCCATAAAGGATTGGGTCAAGCAGACAATTGCAACTATTGGAGAAAATATTAAAGTTACGAGGTTTGTGCGGTTCAACCTCGGCGAAGGTTTGGAAAAGAAAAGCCAGGATTTTGCTGCTGAAGTGGCCGCACAAACTGCAGCAAAACCAGTGACTACACCGGTGAAAGAGGAGCCTGCTGCTGCCGAAGTAAAGGAGACTGAACAAAA GAAACCAACAGTAGCGATCTCGGCCTCATTGGTTAAGCAGTTAAGGGAAGAAACCGGTGCGGGGATGATGGACTGTAAGAAAGCTCTTGCTGAAACCGAAGGTGATCTTGAAAAGGCACAAGCATACCTCAGGAAAAAGGGTCTCTCATCCGCTGACAAGAAATCCGGAAGACTTGCAGCTGAAGGAAGAATTGGCACATACATTCACGATTCACGCATAGGAGTTCTAATCGAAGTGAACTGTGAAACCGACTTTGTTGGCAGAAGTGAGAAATTTAAGGAACTGGTCGATGATCTTGCAATGCAAGTTGTGGCTTCTACACAGGTTCAGTTTGTATCGATTGAAGATATTCCAGAAGCCATTGTGAAGAAGGAAAAAGAACTCGAGATGCAACGAGAAGACCTTGCTTCAAAACCCGAGAACATAAGAGAGAAAATTGTTGAGGGAAGAATCTCAAAGAGGTTAGGGGAGCTTGCTCTTCTAGAGCAGCCTTTCATTAAGGATGACAGTGTGTTGGTGAAAGATTTGGTGAAGCAAAGTATAGCTGCCATTGGAGAGAACATTAAAGTGCGACGTTTTGTTCGGTTCACTCTCGGAGAGACAGTTGAAAAAGAAACAACAGTTGCAGCATAG
- the LOC127117400 gene encoding polyprotein of EF-Ts, chloroplastic isoform X2 → MNPIISCSVGNASIIPGVAYSTRKNNSLTRLSFSRSSLKQGLSTRRFLFPSFVVNGVFPQNKRICSYRRKSRTSISATETEAPVEVTGSPIADEVSSESPSVEVAKTVASSPKSNGNTSSANVKGSRPRRKSEMPPVKEEDLIPGAAFTGKVISIQTFGAFVDFGAFTDGLVHISMMSDTYVKDVASVVSVGQEVKVKVIEVNTETKRISLSMRENANAGKRNDAPNTTERIGPGRRDPSKSGMKRNTKFTVGQELNGTVKNMTRSGSFVSLPEGEEGFLPIGEESDIGFANVMGKSSLKAGQEVSVRVLSITRGQATLTMKKEGAVTESDNPFGPQESVDVGTNAFALAFRKNKDIAKFLDEREKAQSEVKSSTTETEEDVGTSSSVGSSTTVADDESSQGSSINGDVEKETEEASEGDISAVNSIVEEAIQPDITTSDVETDSPVEVTDENVIESGVDQIVAEDETQTDNEAVEPVPVVTESDITSSAPALQETAENNDNVGAVPENNESDLSPEGSLNKDGTEENNQIPSPESPVTEEVQEEQTPVIAQVEEVAVESETNSTLSSSNEQTEITASDEGEGLSKATISPTLVKQLRDETGAGMMDCKNALSESEGDIITAQELLRKKGLASADKKAARATAEGRIGSYVHDSRIGVLLEVNCETDFVSRGEIFKELVEDIAMQVAACPQVEYIATEDVPEEFVNKEKEIEMQKEDLASKPEQIRSRIVEGRIRKRLEDLALLEQPYIKNDKVPIKDWVKQTIATIGENIKVTRFVRFNLGEGLEKKSQDFAAEVAAQTAAKPVTTPVKEEPAAAEVKETEQKKPTVAISASLVKQLREETGAGMMDCKKALAETEGDLEKAQAYLRKKGLSSADKKSGRLAAEGRIGTYIHDSRIGVLIEVNCETDFVGRSEKFKELVDDLAMQVVASTQVQFVSIEDIPEAIVKKEKELEMQREDLASKPENIREKIVEGRISKRLGELALLEQPFIKDDSVLVKDLVKQSIAAIGENIKVRRFVRFTLGETVEKETTVAA, encoded by the exons ATGAATCCCATAATATCATGCTCTGTTGGCAATGCTTCGATTATTCCCGGAGTTGCGTATTCGACAAGGAAGAATAACTCGTTAACTAGACTCAGTTTTTCAAGGAGTTCTTTAAAACAAGGATTGTCAACTAGAAGATTTCTCTTTCCTTCATTTGTCGTCAATGGAGTGTTTCCGCAGAACAAACGGATATGCTCTTATCGTAGGAAATCTAGAACCTCAATATCAGCCACAGAAACAGAAGCACCCGTGGAGGTAACAGGTTCACCTATTGCAGATGAAGTTTCTAGCGAATCTCCTTCAGTTGAAGTTGCAAAAACTGTAGCTTCATCTCCTAAGTCCAATGGGAACACTAGTTCTGCAAACGTAAAAGGTTCAAGACCGAGGAGGAAAAGCGAGATGCCTCCGGTAAAGGAAGAGGATTTGATTCCAGGTGCAGCTTTTACGGGGAAAGTAATATCTATCCAGACGTTCGGTGCATTTGTTGATTTCGGAGCTTTCACAGACGGACTTGTTCATATTTCTATGATGAGTGATACTTATGTAAAGGATGTTGCCAGTGTTGTTTCTGTTGGACAAGAAGTGAAGGTGAAGGTGATTGAAGTGAACACTGAAACTAAGCGTATATCTCTCTCTATGCGTGAGAATGCTAACGCTGGCAAACGTAACGATGCACCGAACACTACGGAGAGAATCGGCCCTGGTAGGAGGGACCCTTCAAAATCTGGTATGAAGAGAAACACAAAATTTACCGTAGGTCAGGAATTGAACGGTACGGTGAAGAATATGACAAGGAGTGGTTCTTTTGTATCTCTTCCGGAAGGTGAGGAGGGATTTCTCCCGATAGGTGAGGAGAGTGACATTGGATTTGCGAATGTAATGGGAAAATCTTCGTTGAAGGCTGGTCAAGAAGTTAGCGTACGGGTTTTGAGTATCACAAGAGGACAAGCGACGTTGACTATGAAGAAGGAAGGAGCTGTTACGGAATCGGACAATCCATTTGGACCACAAGAGAGTGTGGATGTTGGAACAAACGCTTTTGCATTGGCTTTTCGTAAAAATAAGGATATTGCTAAATTTTTGGATGAGAGGGAGAAAGCTCAAAGCGAAGTGAAATCATCAACAACAGAAACTGAGGAAGATGTTGGAACTAGTTCATCGGTCGGTTCCTCAACAACTGTTGCGGATGATGAAAGCAGTCAAGGAAGTAGTATAAATGGTGATGTGGAGAAGGAAACGGAGGAAGCTTCTGAAGGGGATATATCTGCTGTAAACTCAATAGTCGAGGAAGCTATTCAGCCAGATATCACAACAAGCGATGTAGAAACCGACTCACCAGTTGAAGTGACTGATGAAAATGTAATAGAAAGTGGAGTTGATCAAATTGTTGCGGAAGATGAAACACAGACAGATAATGAAGCAGTTGAGCCTGTCCCTGTTGTTACAGAATCAGACATAACATCAAGTGCACCAGCTCTTCAAGAAACCGCAG AGAACAACGACAATGTTGGAGCTGTTCCAGAGAACAATGAGAGTGATTTGTCTCCCGAGGGAAGCTTGAACAAAG ATGGAACCGAAGAAAACAATCAAATTCCCTCTCCTGAAAGTCCTGTCACTGAAGAAGTGCAAGAAGAACAAACACCTGTGATAGCACAAGTTGAAGAGGTTGCAGTTGAATCCGAGACAAACAGCACGTTATCTAGTTCTAATGAACAAACCGAAATTACTGCTTCAGATGAAGGCGAAGGCTTGAGTAAAG CAACCATATCACCAACACTTGTGAAGCAACTTCGGGACGAAACAGGAGCTGGGATGATGGACTGCAAAAACGCTTTATCAGAGAGTGAAGGTGACATTATTACAGCACAAGAGCTCCTTAGGAAAAAAGGCTTAGCAAGCGCAGACAAGAAAGCAGCCAGAGCAACTGCTGAAGGAAGGATAGGTTCTTATGTCCATGACAGCAGGATCGGTGTTTTGCTAGAAGTAAACTGCGAGACAGATTTCGTCTCCCGAGGTGAAATTTTTAAAGAGCTCGTTGAGGATATAGCCATGCAAGTGGCCGCGTGTCCTCAAGTAGAGTATATTGCTACTGAAGATGTTCCTGAGGAATTTGTGAACAAAGAAAAAGAGATAGAAATGCAGAAAGAAGATCTTGCTTCGAAACCGGAGCAAATCAGATCAAGGATTGTTGAAGGACGGATAAGGAAAAGACTCGAGGATTTGGCCTTGCTTGAGCAGCCCTACATCAAGAATGATAAAGTGCCCATAAAGGATTGGGTCAAGCAGACAATTGCAACTATTGGAGAAAATATTAAAGTTACGAGGTTTGTGCGGTTCAACCTCGGCGAAGGTTTGGAAAAGAAAAGCCAGGATTTTGCTGCTGAAGTGGCCGCACAAACTGCAGCAAAACCAGTGACTACACCGGTGAAAGAGGAGCCTGCTGCTGCCGAAGTAAAGGAGACTGAACAAAA GAAACCAACAGTAGCGATCTCGGCCTCATTGGTTAAGCAGTTAAGGGAAGAAACCGGTGCGGGGATGATGGACTGTAAGAAAGCTCTTGCTGAAACCGAAGGTGATCTTGAAAAGGCACAAGCATACCTCAGGAAAAAGGGTCTCTCATCCGCTGACAAGAAATCCGGAAGACTTGCAGCTGAAGGAAGAATTGGCACATACATTCACGATTCACGCATAGGAGTTCTAATCGAAGTGAACTGTGAAACCGACTTTGTTGGCAGAAGTGAGAAATTTAAGGAACTGGTCGATGATCTTGCAATGCAAGTTGTGGCTTCTACACAGGTTCAGTTTGTATCGATTGAAGATATTCCAGAAGCCATTGTGAAGAAGGAAAAAGAACTCGAGATGCAACGAGAAGACCTTGCTTCAAAACCCGAGAACATAAGAGAGAAAATTGTTGAGGGAAGAATCTCAAAGAGGTTAGGGGAGCTTGCTCTTCTAGAGCAGCCTTTCATTAAGGATGACAGTGTGTTGGTGAAAGATTTGGTGAAGCAAAGTATAGCTGCCATTGGAGAGAACATTAAAGTGCGACGTTTTGTTCGGTTCACTCTCGGAGAGACAGTTGAAAAAGAAACAACAGTTGCAGCATAG